The proteins below come from a single Micropterus dolomieu isolate WLL.071019.BEF.003 ecotype Adirondacks linkage group LG05, ASM2129224v1, whole genome shotgun sequence genomic window:
- the shc2 gene encoding SHC-transforming protein 2 isoform X1 gives MLLKPKYGRFRNESVTSSDDLMQSLAMSGKVVATPVVPSSTPSLPLPRLDPSARSSSSAGATAQADSPCLDGEQDATTTFCMLIPRMPQWKFSNSLLSRSPSSSSKDSGKAAAGPSQASVSHSSSHRPSLATSASGPVASLAAVLNSCDPVCVTPCSLQAIRGQRAVAAANSASSGGHVFGATEAMAGSGSSSSSRSGMSRRTRVEGMWLGEDFTQKGSFIHKPSQGWLHPDKKIAGPGASYIIRYMGCIEVLKSMRSLDFNTRTQVTREAINRLCEAVPGGKGAWRRKAVNKALQSIMGKSNLRFAGMSIAVNISIDGLGLLIPTTRQVIAHHPMQSISFASGGDTDTPDYVAYVAKDPVNQRACHILECSDGLAQSVISTIGQAFELQFKQYLHSPPKTTTSMERSARTEEPMWGEDEDVSEHDYYNSIPGKEPPVGGVVDSRLRSSGALLGHIHTQPQTKTAVQMGSPARREQASYPPGQLCYELHWDTETTSSSGLTSDGYLCADGQPPGCRDYEEHQYVNTQSLENLDSLAQGLEAHRGARVPDSPKKDLFDMRPFEDALKLHEACGGGVGSSMSAAAGGVRVLEDQWPSPPRRRAPVAPNEEQLRRETWYHSRMSRRDAERLLVRDGDFLVRESTTNPGQYVLTGMHCGLPKHLLLVDPEGVVRTKDMLFESISHLISYHLKNELPIVAAESEVHLKQVVRRKQ, from the exons ATGCTCCTTAAGCCAAAGTATGGCCGCTTTCGCAATGAGTCTGTGACCTCCTCCGACGACCTGATGCAGAGCTTAGCCATGAGCGGCAAAGTTGTAGCCACACCGGTGGTCCCCTCCTCCACCCCAAGCCTTCCTCTGCCTCGACTGGATCCCAGTGCCAGATCGTCGTCCTCGGCTGGGGCTACAGCCCAGGCCGACTCGCCTTGCCTGGATGGGGAACAGGATGCCACCACTACCTTTTGCATGCTCATCCCTAGGATGCCCCAATGGAAGTTCTCCAACTCTCTGCTCAGCCGGAGCCCATCCAGCTCTAGCAAGGACTCGGGCAAGGCGGCTGCAGGTCCTTCTCAGGCCTCAGTCTCCCATTCTTCATCACACAGGCCCAGTCTTGCCACCTCAGCCAGTGGCCCAGTGGCCAGTCTTGCAGCGGTACTTAACTCCTGTGACCCTGTGTGTGTCACCCCCTGTTCCTTGCAGGCCATTCGAGGGCAGAGAGCAGTTGCAGCGGCAAACTCTGCCAGTTCAGGAGGGCACGTGTTTGGGGCCACAGAGGCCATGGCGGGCTCTGGGAGTTCCAGCAGCTCCAGGTCAGGAATGAGCCGCCGGACAAGGGTGGAAGGCATGTGGCTGGGAGAGGACTTCACCCAGAAGGGAAGCTTCATCCACAAACCCTCTCAAGGCTGGCTGCACCCTGACAAGAAGATTGCAGGACCAGGGGCCTCTTATATTATCAGA TACATGGGCTGCATTGAAGTACTGAAGTCAATGCGCTCGCTGGACTTCAACACGCGGACTCAGGTGACAAG GGAAGCCATCAacaggctgtgtgaagctgTGCCAGGGGGAAAGGGAGCTTGGAGGAGGAAG GCCGTGAACAAAGCTCTTCAGTCCATTATGGGGAAGAGCAACCTGCGATTTGCAGGGATGAGTATTGCAGTCAATATTTCCATAGATGGCCTTGGTCTGCTTATCCCTACCACACGACAG GTGATAGCGCACCATCCCATGCAATCTATTTCGTTTGCCTCTGGGGGAGACACA GACACGCCTGATTATGTAGCGTATGTGGCCAAAGACCCAGTTAATCAGAGAG CATGTCATATCCTGGAGTGTTCAGACGGTTTAGCCCAGAGTGTCATCAGTACCATCGGCCAAGCCTTCGAGCTGCAGTTCAAACAGTACCTACATAGTCCTCCCAAAACCACGACATCTATGGAGAG GTCTGCCAGGACAGAAGAGCCAATGTGGGGGGAGGATGAGGATGTTTCTGAGCATGACTACTACAACAGCATCCCTGGGAAGGAGCCTCCTGTTGGGGGAGTGGTGGACTCCAGGCTCAGGTCTAGTGGAGCCCTGCTGGGTCACATCCACACCCAGCCACAGACCAAGACAGCAGTACAG ATGGGCTCACCAGCCAGGAGGGAACAGGCATCTTATCCCCCTGGTCAGCTGTGCTATGAACTTCACTGGGACACTGAAACCACCAGCAGCTCAG GTCTGACATCAGATGGTTACCTGTGTGCTGATGGCCAGCCACCAGGCTGCAGAGATTATGAGGAGCATCAGTATGTTAACACCCAGAGTCTGGAAAACCTGGATTCACTGGCACAGGGTCTTGAAGCACACAGAGGGGCCAGGGTACCTGACAGTCCCAAAAAGGACCTCTTTGACATGA GGCCCTTTGAGGACGCCCTGAAGCTCCACGAGGCCTGTGGGGGAGGGGTAGGGTCCAGTATGTCGGCTGCAGCTGGGGGTGTCCGGGTCCTGGAGGACCAGTGGCCCAGCCCTCCACGCCGTCGAGCCCCTGTGGCTCCAAATGAGGAGCAGCTCCGCAGGGAGACGTGGTACCACAGCCGCATGAGCAGACGGGACGCAGAGAGACTCCTGGTCAGAGATGGAGATTTTCTGGTCCGGGAGAGCACTACCAACCCAGGGCAGTACGTGCTAACTGGAATGCACTGTGGCCTGCCCAAACACCTACTGCTAGTGGACCCAGAGGGAGTG GTCCGAACCAAAGACATGTTGTTTGAGAGCATAAGCCACCTTATCTCGTACCACCTGAAGAACGAGCTGCCGATTGTAGCAGCAGAGAGTGAGGTCCACCTCAAACAGGTGGTCAGGAGGAAACAGTGA
- the shc2 gene encoding SHC-transforming protein 2 isoform X2, giving the protein MFAVSIQSLSGHCHVCSFLPVSVLPDPLFGHFTPELHAIRGQRAVAAANSASSGGHVFGATEAMAGSGSSSSSRSGMSRRTRVEGMWLGEDFTQKGSFIHKPSQGWLHPDKKIAGPGASYIIRYMGCIEVLKSMRSLDFNTRTQVTREAINRLCEAVPGGKGAWRRKAVNKALQSIMGKSNLRFAGMSIAVNISIDGLGLLIPTTRQVIAHHPMQSISFASGGDTDTPDYVAYVAKDPVNQRACHILECSDGLAQSVISTIGQAFELQFKQYLHSPPKTTTSMERSARTEEPMWGEDEDVSEHDYYNSIPGKEPPVGGVVDSRLRSSGALLGHIHTQPQTKTAVQMGSPARREQASYPPGQLCYELHWDTETTSSSGLTSDGYLCADGQPPGCRDYEEHQYVNTQSLENLDSLAQGLEAHRGARVPDSPKKDLFDMRPFEDALKLHEACGGGVGSSMSAAAGGVRVLEDQWPSPPRRRAPVAPNEEQLRRETWYHSRMSRRDAERLLVRDGDFLVRESTTNPGQYVLTGMHCGLPKHLLLVDPEGVVRTKDMLFESISHLISYHLKNELPIVAAESEVHLKQVVRRKQ; this is encoded by the exons atgtttgctgtttctaTTCAGtctctgtccggtcattgtcatgtttgtagttttctgcctgtctctgtgttacCTGATCCGCTGTTTGGACATTTTACACCTGAACTGCAT GCCATTCGAGGGCAGAGAGCAGTTGCAGCGGCAAACTCTGCCAGTTCAGGAGGGCACGTGTTTGGGGCCACAGAGGCCATGGCGGGCTCTGGGAGTTCCAGCAGCTCCAGGTCAGGAATGAGCCGCCGGACAAGGGTGGAAGGCATGTGGCTGGGAGAGGACTTCACCCAGAAGGGAAGCTTCATCCACAAACCCTCTCAAGGCTGGCTGCACCCTGACAAGAAGATTGCAGGACCAGGGGCCTCTTATATTATCAGA TACATGGGCTGCATTGAAGTACTGAAGTCAATGCGCTCGCTGGACTTCAACACGCGGACTCAGGTGACAAG GGAAGCCATCAacaggctgtgtgaagctgTGCCAGGGGGAAAGGGAGCTTGGAGGAGGAAG GCCGTGAACAAAGCTCTTCAGTCCATTATGGGGAAGAGCAACCTGCGATTTGCAGGGATGAGTATTGCAGTCAATATTTCCATAGATGGCCTTGGTCTGCTTATCCCTACCACACGACAG GTGATAGCGCACCATCCCATGCAATCTATTTCGTTTGCCTCTGGGGGAGACACA GACACGCCTGATTATGTAGCGTATGTGGCCAAAGACCCAGTTAATCAGAGAG CATGTCATATCCTGGAGTGTTCAGACGGTTTAGCCCAGAGTGTCATCAGTACCATCGGCCAAGCCTTCGAGCTGCAGTTCAAACAGTACCTACATAGTCCTCCCAAAACCACGACATCTATGGAGAG GTCTGCCAGGACAGAAGAGCCAATGTGGGGGGAGGATGAGGATGTTTCTGAGCATGACTACTACAACAGCATCCCTGGGAAGGAGCCTCCTGTTGGGGGAGTGGTGGACTCCAGGCTCAGGTCTAGTGGAGCCCTGCTGGGTCACATCCACACCCAGCCACAGACCAAGACAGCAGTACAG ATGGGCTCACCAGCCAGGAGGGAACAGGCATCTTATCCCCCTGGTCAGCTGTGCTATGAACTTCACTGGGACACTGAAACCACCAGCAGCTCAG GTCTGACATCAGATGGTTACCTGTGTGCTGATGGCCAGCCACCAGGCTGCAGAGATTATGAGGAGCATCAGTATGTTAACACCCAGAGTCTGGAAAACCTGGATTCACTGGCACAGGGTCTTGAAGCACACAGAGGGGCCAGGGTACCTGACAGTCCCAAAAAGGACCTCTTTGACATGA GGCCCTTTGAGGACGCCCTGAAGCTCCACGAGGCCTGTGGGGGAGGGGTAGGGTCCAGTATGTCGGCTGCAGCTGGGGGTGTCCGGGTCCTGGAGGACCAGTGGCCCAGCCCTCCACGCCGTCGAGCCCCTGTGGCTCCAAATGAGGAGCAGCTCCGCAGGGAGACGTGGTACCACAGCCGCATGAGCAGACGGGACGCAGAGAGACTCCTGGTCAGAGATGGAGATTTTCTGGTCCGGGAGAGCACTACCAACCCAGGGCAGTACGTGCTAACTGGAATGCACTGTGGCCTGCCCAAACACCTACTGCTAGTGGACCCAGAGGGAGTG GTCCGAACCAAAGACATGTTGTTTGAGAGCATAAGCCACCTTATCTCGTACCACCTGAAGAACGAGCTGCCGATTGTAGCAGCAGAGAGTGAGGTCCACCTCAAACAGGTGGTCAGGAGGAAACAGTGA
- the cks2 gene encoding cyclin-dependent kinases regulatory subunit 2, with translation MSKKQIYYSDKYNDEEFEYRHVVLPKQLSKLVPSSHLMTEDEWRGLGVQQSQGWIHYMIHKPEPHILLFRRPLPKD, from the exons ATGTCGAAGAAACAGATTTATTATTCTGACAAGTACAACGACGAGGAGTTTGAGTACAG GCATGTCGTGCTTCCAAAGCAGTTGTCTAAACTGGTGCCATCCTCCCACTTGATGACAGAAGATGAATGGAGGGGACTGGGGGTGCAGCAGAGCCAGGGCTGGATTCACTACATGATCCACAAACCAG AGCCACACATACTGCTTTTCAGAAGACCTCTCCCAAAGGATTAA
- the odf3l2b gene encoding outer dense fiber protein 3-like protein 2b: MERKYPVIAGKEKGPGPGRYGLPPTIGFVDHDFTKPTSPAYSFHGKMSDNMYCVDSSPGPQYHIDAKITRFGRDGTPAYSMLGRIKAQRELFQTPGPGAYSPEKAPPCNLQRRPPSYTMSSRTHYRSIDSVPAPNKYCLPPLMGSQVPNKPASASYTMSGSYSTGGPSVDLAKTPGPCRYNSTDPSVYLPRQPAFSMLGRHSFPRDATKKPGPGTYNPEKVTVHKARAPAYSLGIRHSEFVTPLVVNVSD; this comes from the exons ATGGAGAGAAAATACCCAGTAATTGCAGGAAAAGAAAAGG GGCCAGGACCTGGTCGCTATGGGCTTCCTCCAACCATTGGATTTGTTGACCATGACTTCACCAAGCCAACAAGTCCTGCCTATTCTTTCCATGGCAAGATGAGTGACAACA TGTATTGTGTTGACTCAAGTCCGGGGCCTCAGTATCATATTGATGCAAAAATCACTCGTTTTGGGAGGGATGGCACACCTGCATACTCAATGCTGGGCAGAATTAAAGCACAGA GAGAGCTCTTCCAGACACCTGGACCAGGTGCGTACAGCCCGGAGAAAGCCCCACCATGCAACCTCCAGCGCAGACCCCCATCCTATACAATGAGCTCTCGTACACACTACCGGAGCATCGACTCAGTACCTGCTCCTAATAAGTACTGTCTCCCTCCGCTCATGGGCTCTCAAGTCCCAAATAAGCCAGCCAGCGCCAGCTACACTATGTCAGGTAGTTACAGCACAGGGGGACCATCTGTGGATTTAGCCAAGACACCAGGGCCCTGCAGATACAACAGTACAGACCCAAGTGTTTATCTACCCAGACAGCCAGCATTTTCCATGCTGGGACGTCACAGCTTTCCCAGAGATGCTACCAAGAAACCTGGCCCTGGAACTTATAATCCAGAGAAAGTGACAGTACACAAAGCTCGAGCACCAGCCTACTCCCTGGGCATCAGGCACTCAGAATTTGTTACTCCACTAGTTGTCAATGTTTCTGACTGA